Proteins from one Acidihalobacter prosperus genomic window:
- the ald gene encoding alanine dehydrogenase — protein sequence MIIGLPREIKNHEYRVGLTPTGVRELTARGHRVLVERGAGAGVGLDDAAYVQAGSQMVEGAESVFAKAEMIVKVKEPQPNECAMLRPGQILFTYLHLAPDPEQARLLVDSDAVAIAYETVTDAQGGLPLLAPMSEVAGRMAVQAGAHALEKAQGGRGILLGGVPGVLPGNVAVIGGGVVGVNAARMALGLGADVTVLDRDLNRLKQLDAQYGPRLKTLYSTTDALESAVFQADLVIGAVLIPGAAAPKLVTRDMLSRMRPGAVVVDVAIDQGGCFETSHPTTHQDPTYTVDGVVHYCVANMPGGVARTATFALTQATLPHVLALADKGYRQALHDDPHLRAGLNVHRGDITHPAVARDLGYAYRPAAEALVA from the coding sequence ATGATCATCGGTCTGCCCAGGGAAATCAAAAACCACGAATACCGCGTTGGCCTGACGCCCACCGGCGTGCGCGAACTGACCGCGCGCGGCCATCGGGTACTGGTCGAACGCGGTGCCGGCGCGGGCGTCGGCCTCGACGATGCCGCCTATGTGCAGGCCGGGTCGCAGATGGTCGAGGGCGCCGAGAGCGTGTTCGCCAAGGCCGAGATGATCGTCAAGGTCAAGGAGCCACAGCCAAACGAGTGCGCCATGCTGCGCCCCGGGCAGATCCTGTTCACCTATCTGCACCTCGCGCCCGATCCCGAGCAGGCCCGCCTGCTGGTGGATTCGGACGCCGTCGCCATCGCCTACGAAACCGTCACCGATGCGCAAGGCGGCCTGCCGCTGCTCGCGCCGATGAGTGAAGTGGCCGGGCGCATGGCCGTGCAGGCCGGCGCGCACGCACTGGAAAAGGCCCAGGGCGGACGCGGCATACTGCTCGGCGGAGTTCCGGGCGTCCTGCCGGGCAACGTAGCCGTGATCGGCGGCGGCGTGGTCGGCGTGAACGCGGCGCGCATGGCGCTCGGCCTCGGCGCCGACGTCACCGTACTGGACCGGGACCTGAACCGCCTCAAGCAGCTCGATGCCCAATACGGCCCGCGCCTCAAGACCCTGTACTCCACCACCGATGCATTGGAAAGCGCCGTGTTCCAGGCGGACCTCGTCATCGGCGCGGTCCTGATCCCCGGCGCCGCCGCACCCAAGCTGGTGACCCGCGACATGCTCTCGCGCATGCGCCCCGGCGCGGTCGTGGTCGACGTCGCCATCGACCAGGGCGGCTGTTTCGAGACCAGCCATCCGACCACCCACCAGGATCCCACGTACACGGTCGACGGCGTGGTGCACTACTGTGTGGCCAACATGCCCGGGGGCGTGGCGCGCACCGCCACCTTCGCGCTCACGCAGGCCACCCTGCCGCATGTGCTGGCGCTGGCCGACAAGGGCTATCGTCAGGCACTGCACGACGACCCGCACCTGCGCGCCGGACTCAACGTGCACCGCGGCGACATCACCCACCCCGCCGTGGCCCGCGACCTCGGCTACGCCTACCGTCCCGCGGCCGAGGCCCTCGTGGCCTGA
- a CDS encoding aspartate aminotransferase family protein codes for MNSPDQRPTVARDRQQREAFWMPFTANRQFKDNPRLLVAAEGVHYTTADGRRILDGQAGLWCVNAGHGRTRIADAVQRQMTELDFAPSFNMGHPLPFELANRLAEITPGDLNYSFFTNSGSESVDTALKIAIGYHRARGDGGRQRLIGRERGYHGVNFGGSSVGGIVGNRKQFGTLLPGIDHLPHTLNIKANAFTRGLPVEGGEELADGLERLIGLHDASTIAAVIVEPVAGSAGVLLPPKGYLRRLREICDRHGILLIFDEVITGYGRLGTPFAAHYFDVLPDIMTTAKGLTNGNVPMGAVFVRPHIYEAFMQGPESLIEFAHGYTYSGHPVACAAALATLDIYTEEGLLTRGAAMAPHLEDAAHGLRELPHVIDVRNLGLVAGIELEPRPGAPGARGFEVHRRCFDNGALVRYTGDIIALSPPLIINPTQIGELVDIVAAAIRDTA; via the coding sequence ATGAATTCGCCCGATCAACGTCCGACCGTCGCCCGGGACCGCCAGCAGCGCGAAGCCTTCTGGATGCCCTTTACCGCTAACCGCCAGTTCAAGGACAACCCGCGCCTGCTGGTCGCCGCCGAAGGCGTCCATTACACCACTGCCGACGGCCGCCGCATACTCGACGGCCAGGCCGGGCTGTGGTGCGTCAACGCGGGCCACGGGCGCACGCGTATCGCCGACGCCGTGCAGCGCCAGATGACCGAACTCGATTTCGCGCCATCATTCAACATGGGGCATCCGCTGCCCTTCGAACTGGCCAACCGGCTGGCCGAAATCACGCCCGGCGACCTCAACTACAGCTTCTTCACCAACTCCGGCTCGGAATCCGTCGACACCGCACTGAAGATCGCGATCGGCTACCACCGCGCACGCGGCGACGGCGGCCGGCAGCGCCTGATCGGTCGCGAGCGCGGCTACCACGGCGTCAACTTCGGCGGTTCCTCGGTCGGCGGCATCGTCGGCAACCGCAAGCAGTTCGGCACTCTGCTGCCTGGTATCGACCACCTGCCACATACCCTGAACATCAAGGCCAACGCCTTCACCCGCGGCCTGCCCGTCGAGGGCGGCGAGGAGCTGGCCGACGGTCTGGAACGCCTGATCGGCCTGCACGACGCCTCCACCATCGCCGCCGTGATCGTCGAGCCGGTGGCCGGCTCCGCCGGCGTGCTGCTGCCGCCCAAGGGCTATCTGCGCCGCCTGCGCGAGATCTGCGACCGTCACGGCATCCTGCTGATTTTCGACGAGGTGATCACCGGCTACGGCCGCCTCGGCACGCCCTTCGCGGCCCATTACTTCGACGTGCTGCCCGACATCATGACCACCGCCAAGGGCCTGACCAACGGCAATGTGCCGATGGGTGCGGTATTCGTCCGCCCGCACATCTACGAGGCCTTCATGCAGGGCCCAGAGTCGCTCATCGAATTCGCGCACGGCTACACTTACTCCGGCCACCCGGTCGCCTGCGCCGCAGCGCTTGCCACACTCGACATCTACACCGAGGAAGGGCTGCTCACCCGTGGCGCGGCGATGGCGCCGCACCTGGAAGACGCCGCGCACGGACTCCGGGAGCTGCCGCACGTGATCGATGTGCGCAATCTCGGCCTGGTGGCCGGCATCGAGCTGGAACCGCGCCCCGGCGCGCCGGGCGCCCGCGGCTTCGAGGTGCACCGCCGTTGCTTCGACAACGGCGCGCTGGTGCGCTACACCGGGGACATCATCGCGCTGTCGCCCCCGCTGATCATCAACCCGACGCAGATCGGGGAACTGGTCGACATCGTCGCCGCGGCCATCCGCGACACCGCCTGA
- a CDS encoding cupin domain-containing protein: MEVGGRLRALRELYGLSQRELAKRAGVTNGMISQIEQDRVSPSIGSLKKILDGLSISIADFFTQDIGSPVQAFFDRDEMPDLGSGPVNLFLVAAGRKNRQMSMLREVYAPGADTGEDMLQHEGEEAGVVVRGCMEITVGSETRLLRPGDAYYFESRIPHRFRNPGEVEAEIVSANSPPTF, translated from the coding sequence ATGGAGGTAGGAGGGCGCCTGCGCGCGTTGCGCGAGCTGTATGGCCTGTCGCAGCGCGAGCTGGCCAAACGCGCGGGCGTGACCAACGGCATGATCTCGCAGATCGAGCAGGACCGCGTCAGCCCGTCCATCGGTTCGCTCAAGAAGATTCTTGACGGACTGTCCATCTCCATCGCCGATTTCTTCACCCAGGACATCGGTAGCCCCGTGCAGGCGTTCTTCGATCGCGATGAGATGCCGGACCTGGGCAGCGGCCCGGTGAATCTGTTTCTGGTCGCGGCCGGCCGCAAGAACCGCCAGATGTCGATGCTGCGCGAGGTCTACGCCCCCGGCGCCGATACCGGCGAGGACATGTTGCAGCACGAAGGCGAGGAGGCCGGAGTGGTGGTGCGCGGCTGCATGGAGATCACCGTCGGCAGCGAGACGCGTCTGTTGCGCCCCGGCGACGCCTATTATTTCGAGAGCCGGATTCCGCATCGTTTTCGCAATCCGGGCGAGGTCGAGGCCGAGATCGTCAGCGCCAACAGCCCGCCGACCTTCTGA
- a CDS encoding CoA-acylating methylmalonate-semialdehyde dehydrogenase has translation MNPTPATHADNTVLGHFIDGTHVAGTSGRLGDVYNPATGQVQARVALADAAETERAIASAAAAAPGWAATTPLRRARVLFRFKALLEAHADELARLISREHGKTVPDALGELTRGIEVVEFACGIPHLLKGEMSEDVGTGVDSWSLRQPLGVVAGITPFNFPAMVPMWMFPVALAAGNAFILKPSEKDPSCPLRVAELLTEAGLPDGVFSVVNGDKAAVDTLLTDSRVAAVSFVGSTPVARYIYETGTAHGKRVQALGGAKNHMLVMPDADLDQTVDALIGSAYGSAGERCMAISVAVAVGDIADPLVERLAERTRALKVGPGDADEVEMGPLVTREHCERVKWYVGLGVEEGAELVVDGRDCRVPGHEDGHFLGGCLFDRVTPEMRIYREEIFGPVLAVVRVPDFDSGLRLIDDHAFGNGTAIFTRDGGTARRFSHAVQAGMVGINVPIPVPMAFHSFGGWKQSLFGDMHMHGPEGVRFYTHLKTVTSRWPSRATGSEFQMPVHK, from the coding sequence ATGAATCCAACCCCCGCCACCCACGCCGACAACACCGTGCTCGGCCATTTTATCGACGGCACCCACGTCGCCGGTACCAGCGGCCGCCTCGGCGACGTGTACAACCCGGCGACCGGACAGGTGCAGGCCCGCGTCGCGCTGGCCGACGCGGCGGAAACCGAGCGCGCCATCGCCAGCGCCGCCGCCGCGGCACCCGGCTGGGCCGCCACCACGCCGCTGCGCCGCGCGCGCGTGCTGTTCCGCTTCAAGGCCCTGCTGGAGGCGCATGCCGACGAACTCGCGCGACTGATCTCGCGCGAACACGGCAAGACCGTGCCCGACGCCCTCGGCGAGCTGACCCGCGGCATCGAGGTGGTCGAATTCGCCTGCGGCATCCCGCATCTGCTCAAGGGCGAGATGAGCGAGGACGTCGGCACCGGCGTCGACAGCTGGTCGCTGCGCCAACCCCTCGGCGTGGTCGCCGGCATCACCCCGTTCAACTTCCCGGCGATGGTGCCGATGTGGATGTTCCCGGTCGCCCTCGCCGCCGGCAACGCCTTCATCCTCAAGCCCTCCGAGAAGGACCCGAGCTGCCCGCTGCGCGTGGCCGAACTGCTCACCGAGGCCGGCCTGCCCGATGGTGTCTTTTCCGTCGTCAACGGCGACAAGGCGGCGGTCGACACCTTGCTCACCGACAGCCGCGTCGCGGCAGTGAGCTTCGTCGGCTCGACCCCGGTGGCACGCTACATCTACGAGACCGGCACCGCCCACGGCAAGCGCGTGCAGGCCCTCGGCGGGGCCAAGAACCACATGCTGGTGATGCCCGACGCGGACCTCGATCAGACCGTGGACGCGCTGATCGGCTCGGCCTACGGCTCCGCCGGCGAGCGTTGCATGGCGATCTCCGTGGCGGTCGCGGTCGGCGACATCGCCGACCCGCTGGTCGAGCGCCTGGCCGAACGCACCCGCGCGCTCAAGGTCGGCCCAGGCGACGCCGATGAGGTGGAGATGGGGCCGCTGGTCACCCGCGAGCACTGCGAGCGCGTGAAGTGGTATGTCGGCCTGGGCGTGGAGGAAGGCGCGGAACTCGTGGTCGACGGCCGCGACTGCCGCGTGCCCGGCCATGAGGACGGCCACTTTCTCGGCGGCTGCCTGTTCGACCGCGTCACTCCCGAGATGCGCATCTACCGCGAGGAGATCTTCGGCCCGGTGCTCGCGGTGGTGCGCGTGCCCGATTTCGACAGCGGCCTGCGCCTGATCGACGATCACGCCTTCGGCAACGGCACCGCGATCTTCACCCGCGACGGCGGCACCGCGCGACGCTTCAGCCACGCCGTGCAGGCCGGCATGGTCGGCATCAACGTGCCGATCCCCGTACCCATGGCCTTCCACAGCTTCGGCGGCTGGAAGCAATCGCTGTTCGGCGACATGCACATGCACGGCCCCGAGGGCGTGCGCTTCTACACCCACCTCAAGACGGTGACCTCGCGCTGGCCCTCGCGCGCCACGGGCAGCGAATTCCAGATGCCCGTGCACAAGTGA
- a CDS encoding APC family permease gives MAVTHDAMRVSTGAGKLRREAGILSLLFACLGGMIGSGWLFGPLNAAKAAGPASLLSWVIGGAAILLLAFVYAELATAFPRAGAVVAFPKLSHGNLMAMVMSWVVFLGYVSVPPVEVMAVLSYANNYLHGLVSPHTGVLTTAGFFVAAAMLGGFVLLNGFGIRWLLRINTTLVWWKLAVPALTILALLLFSFHAGNGSVQGFAPYGSQGVLSAVATSGIVFSYLGFRQAVELAGESRDPKRTIPKAVIGSVVLALGLYLLLQLAMIYGVAPGSIAHGWANLHFAGIAGPFAGMAALAGLGWLALLLYIDAVISPGGTGIIYSTTASRVVYATGNEGLMSALMSRVTDKGVPWVGLLVTYAFGVFFFFPFPSWQKLVGYISSVTVLSYGIGPVVLLSLRKTLPVADHGRPFLLRWPWLIAPIAFIVSNYIIYWSGAGTDDFLFGMLAVFFLIYLGYELATRRSLAHLEWRGAWWLLPYFVGMWLITYLGPKSLTGGLGDIVYPWGMVIIAVFSLAIIFLARASAMLDPEEARATLLGGEPGVSDQRGG, from the coding sequence ATGGCCGTGACACACGATGCGATGCGCGTCAGTACCGGAGCCGGCAAGCTGCGGCGCGAGGCGGGCATCCTGAGCCTGTTGTTTGCCTGCCTCGGCGGCATGATCGGATCGGGCTGGCTGTTCGGCCCGCTCAATGCCGCCAAGGCCGCTGGCCCCGCCAGTCTGTTGTCATGGGTGATCGGCGGCGCCGCGATCCTGCTGCTGGCTTTCGTCTACGCCGAGCTCGCGACCGCCTTCCCGCGCGCCGGGGCGGTGGTGGCCTTCCCCAAGCTCAGTCACGGCAACCTGATGGCGATGGTGATGAGCTGGGTGGTGTTCCTCGGCTACGTTTCGGTGCCGCCGGTGGAGGTGATGGCGGTGCTCAGCTATGCGAACAATTACCTCCATGGCCTTGTCTCGCCGCATACCGGCGTGCTGACCACCGCCGGCTTCTTCGTGGCGGCGGCCATGCTGGGCGGCTTCGTGCTGCTCAACGGTTTCGGCATCCGCTGGCTGCTGCGCATCAACACCACGCTGGTGTGGTGGAAGCTGGCCGTTCCGGCGCTCACGATTCTCGCCCTGCTGCTGTTTTCCTTCCACGCGGGCAACGGCAGCGTGCAGGGCTTCGCGCCCTACGGTTCGCAGGGCGTGCTCTCGGCGGTGGCCACCTCCGGCATCGTGTTCAGCTATCTCGGTTTCCGTCAGGCGGTCGAGCTGGCCGGCGAATCGCGCGATCCGAAACGCACCATTCCCAAGGCGGTGATCGGCTCGGTGGTGCTCGCGCTGGGGCTTTACCTGCTACTGCAGCTGGCGATGATCTACGGCGTCGCGCCGGGCAGCATCGCCCACGGCTGGGCCAATCTGCACTTCGCGGGCATCGCCGGACCCTTCGCCGGCATGGCGGCACTGGCAGGGCTCGGCTGGCTGGCCCTGCTGCTTTATATCGATGCGGTGATCTCGCCCGGCGGCACCGGCATCATCTACAGCACCACGGCCTCGCGCGTGGTCTACGCCACCGGCAATGAAGGCCTGATGAGCGCGTTGATGAGCCGGGTAACGGACAAGGGCGTGCCCTGGGTGGGCCTGCTGGTGACCTATGCCTTCGGCGTATTCTTCTTCTTCCCCTTCCCGTCCTGGCAGAAGCTGGTCGGTTACATCTCGTCGGTGACCGTGCTTTCCTACGGCATCGGCCCGGTGGTGCTGCTCAGCCTGCGCAAGACCCTGCCGGTGGCCGACCACGGCCGCCCGTTCCTGCTGCGCTGGCCGTGGCTGATCGCGCCGATCGCCTTCATCGTCTCCAACTACATCATCTACTGGAGCGGAGCGGGCACCGACGACTTCCTGTTCGGCATGCTGGCGGTGTTCTTCCTGATCTATCTCGGGTACGAACTGGCCACGCGCCGCAGTCTGGCGCACCTGGAGTGGCGCGGTGCGTGGTGGCTGCTGCCGTACTTCGTCGGCATGTGGCTGATCACCTACCTCGGTCCCAAGTCGCTGACCGGCGGGCTGGGCGACATCGTCTACCCGTGGGGCATGGTGATCATCGCGGTATTCAGCCTCGCCATCATCTTCCTGGCGCGTGCCAGCGCGATGCTCGATCCCGAGGAGGCGCGCGCGACGCTGCTCGGCGGCGAGCCGGGCGTATCCGATCAGAGAGGCGGCTGA
- a CDS encoding aldehyde dehydrogenase: MSSKHTYAEWRARAAALSIEGRAFIDGGYVDAVSGKTFDCINPANGAVLARIAECDAEDAEYAVAAARHAFEAGVWSRMAPRERKTVLIRFAQLIEDHTEELSLLESLDAGKPIGDTTRIDIPAAVRCVRFNGEAVDKLYDEVAPTPDDALGLVTREPVGVVAAIVPWNFPILMASWKFAPALAAGNSVILKPSEKAPLTAIRIARLAQQAGIPNGVFNVLPGFGGTVGKALALHMDVDCVAFTGSTAVGKQIMQYAGQSNLKRAWMECGGKTPNIVFADCPDLDAAARAAAFGIFYNQGEMCTAGSRLLVAASIKDAFLEKVIAAGEAMQPGDPLDPATRMGAIVDDIQLDRVMGYIEAGRAGGATLRLGGERVMNETGGYFIAPTIFDNVTNDMKIAREEIFGPVLSTIAFTDEAEAIRIANDSPYGLAAAVWTSNLSRGHRVARRLRAGSVWVNCFDEGDMTVPFGGYKQSGNGRDKSLHAIDKYVELKATWIDLSR, from the coding sequence ATGAGCAGCAAGCACACATATGCAGAGTGGCGCGCCCGGGCGGCGGCGCTGTCGATCGAGGGGCGGGCCTTCATCGACGGAGGTTATGTCGACGCCGTCTCGGGCAAGACCTTCGACTGCATCAACCCGGCCAACGGCGCGGTGCTGGCGCGCATCGCCGAATGCGACGCGGAGGATGCCGAGTACGCCGTCGCGGCGGCGAGACATGCGTTCGAGGCAGGGGTGTGGTCGCGCATGGCGCCGCGCGAGCGCAAGACGGTGCTGATCCGCTTCGCGCAGCTCATCGAGGACCATACCGAGGAGCTGTCGCTGCTGGAATCGCTCGATGCCGGCAAGCCGATCGGCGACACCACGCGGATCGACATCCCCGCCGCAGTGCGCTGCGTGCGATTCAACGGCGAGGCCGTGGACAAGCTCTACGACGAGGTTGCGCCTACCCCGGACGATGCCCTCGGCCTGGTCACGCGCGAGCCGGTCGGCGTGGTCGCCGCCATCGTGCCCTGGAACTTCCCCATCCTGATGGCCTCCTGGAAATTCGCCCCTGCGCTCGCGGCCGGCAACTCGGTGATCCTCAAGCCCTCCGAGAAGGCGCCCTTGACCGCCATCCGCATCGCCAGGCTGGCGCAGCAGGCGGGTATCCCCAACGGCGTGTTCAACGTGCTGCCCGGCTTCGGCGGTACGGTGGGCAAAGCGCTCGCCCTGCACATGGATGTCGACTGCGTGGCCTTCACCGGATCGACCGCGGTCGGCAAGCAGATCATGCAGTACGCCGGCCAGTCCAACCTCAAGCGCGCCTGGATGGAGTGCGGCGGCAAGACGCCGAACATCGTCTTCGCCGATTGCCCGGACCTCGACGCCGCCGCGCGCGCCGCAGCCTTCGGCATCTTCTACAACCAGGGTGAGATGTGCACCGCCGGTTCGCGCCTGCTGGTCGCGGCCTCGATCAAGGACGCCTTCCTGGAGAAGGTGATCGCGGCCGGCGAGGCCATGCAGCCGGGCGACCCGCTGGACCCCGCCACGCGCATGGGCGCCATCGTCGACGACATCCAGCTCGACCGCGTGATGGGCTACATCGAGGCCGGCCGGGCCGGCGGCGCGACCCTGCGCCTGGGCGGCGAGCGCGTGATGAACGAGACCGGCGGCTACTTTATCGCGCCGACCATCTTCGACAACGTGACCAACGACATGAAGATCGCGCGCGAGGAGATCTTCGGGCCGGTGCTGTCGACCATCGCCTTCACCGACGAGGCCGAGGCGATCCGCATCGCCAACGACTCGCCCTACGGCCTGGCCGCCGCGGTGTGGACCTCCAACCTCAGCCGCGGTCACCGCGTCGCCCGCCGCCTGCGCGCCGGCAGCGTGTGGGTCAACTGCTTCGACGAAGGCGACATGACCGTGCCCTTCGGCGGTTACAAGCAATCCGGCAACGGCCGCGACAAGTCGCTGCACGCGATCGACAAATACGTCGAACTCAAGGCGACCTGGATCGACCTGAGCCGCTGA
- a CDS encoding Ni/Fe hydrogenase subunit alpha → MTERRDVRIEVPVLARVEGEGALSLEVREGRIERLQLRIYEPPRLFEKLLEGRGYEEIPDAVARICGICPVAYQMSAVAALEQAMGVAVDDWVRRMRRVFYCGEWLQSHALHIHLLAAPDFLGYDSVVEMAKGHPELVRRGLRLQALGNDLIALFGGRSVHPVGACVGGFHHAPTVAAVAVMRARLNDAQEDALALLDWALALPVPDSDQDFVSVALRHPQDYAMAEGRIVSDRGLDIGAEAFEAHFRELQVPHSTALHALLHDEPYMVGPLARLNLNHERLPQALRERLLAGGLRLPSRNPFHSLIARAAEIAFIVGEAERLLADYAEPPLPAAAVTPRAGVGFGATEAPRGLLWHRYEMNEAGHVCRARIVPPTSQNQARIEADLRQSLELLGLDQPDEALRLRGEQVIRSYDPCISCATHFLRLDVRRE, encoded by the coding sequence ATGACTGAACGCCGCGACGTGCGCATTGAGGTGCCCGTGCTGGCGCGGGTGGAGGGCGAGGGCGCGCTTTCGCTGGAAGTGCGCGAGGGCCGCATCGAACGCCTGCAACTGCGCATCTACGAGCCGCCGCGGCTGTTCGAAAAGCTGCTGGAGGGACGCGGCTACGAGGAGATTCCGGACGCGGTGGCGCGCATCTGCGGCATCTGCCCGGTGGCCTACCAGATGAGCGCGGTCGCGGCCCTGGAACAGGCCATGGGCGTCGCCGTCGACGACTGGGTGCGTCGCATGCGCCGGGTGTTCTATTGCGGCGAATGGCTGCAGAGCCATGCATTGCACATCCACCTGCTCGCGGCGCCCGATTTCCTCGGTTACGACAGCGTCGTCGAGATGGCCAAGGGGCATCCCGAGCTGGTCCGCCGGGGGCTGCGTCTGCAGGCGTTGGGCAACGACCTGATCGCCCTGTTCGGCGGTCGCTCGGTGCATCCCGTGGGCGCCTGCGTGGGCGGCTTCCATCACGCCCCGACCGTGGCGGCGGTGGCGGTCATGCGCGCACGCCTGAACGATGCACAGGAGGACGCGCTGGCCCTGCTCGACTGGGCGCTGGCCCTGCCCGTGCCGGACTCCGACCAGGACTTCGTCAGCGTCGCCCTTCGCCATCCGCAGGACTATGCGATGGCCGAGGGGCGCATCGTCAGCGATCGCGGCCTGGATATCGGCGCCGAGGCCTTCGAGGCGCATTTCCGCGAACTGCAGGTGCCGCATTCCACCGCGCTGCACGCGCTGCTGCACGACGAGCCCTACATGGTCGGCCCGCTGGCACGCCTGAATCTCAACCACGAGCGCCTGCCGCAGGCGCTGCGCGAGCGGCTGCTCGCGGGGGGGCTGCGGCTGCCCAGCAGAAACCCGTTCCACAGCCTGATCGCCCGTGCGGCGGAAATCGCCTTCATCGTCGGCGAGGCCGAGCGCCTGCTCGCGGACTATGCCGAGCCGCCGCTGCCCGCCGCGGCGGTGACGCCGCGTGCCGGGGTGGGCTTCGGTGCCACCGAGGCGCCGCGCGGGCTGCTCTGGCATCGCTACGAGATGAACGAGGCCGGTCACGTATGCCGTGCGCGCATCGTGCCGCCGACCAGCCAGAATCAGGCGCGCATCGAGGCCGATCTGCGCCAGTCGCTGGAACTCCTCGGGTTGGACCAGCCGGACGAGGCCCTGCGCCTGCGCGGCGAGCAGGTCATCCGCAGCTACGACCCCTGCATCTCCTGCGCCACGCACTTCCTGCGTCTGGACGTGCGCCGCGAATGA
- a CDS encoding hydrogenase maturation protease — protein sequence MTRLAILGIGSPFGGDRIAWILVERLRRSRFAPAHDVIVETLDRPGPALLERLQCVERAILVDAVAGGCEPAAWYAEDTFARFASPLSGHAIGLAETLDLGRALGDLPALELLGLRLRADGTADPHACTAGLRLLIRRLRSLSR from the coding sequence ATGACGCGACTCGCGATTCTCGGTATCGGCTCGCCCTTCGGCGGCGACCGCATCGCCTGGATTCTGGTCGAGCGCCTGCGGCGCAGTCGCTTTGCTCCCGCCCATGATGTGATCGTCGAGACCCTGGACCGCCCCGGCCCGGCCCTGCTCGAACGTCTGCAGTGCGTCGAGCGCGCGATCTTGGTCGATGCCGTCGCCGGCGGCTGCGAACCAGCCGCCTGGTATGCCGAGGATACCTTCGCGCGTTTCGCGTCGCCGCTGTCCGGACACGCCATCGGTCTTGCCGAAACGCTCGATCTCGGCCGTGCGCTCGGCGATTTGCCGGCGCTCGAGCTCCTCGGCCTGCGTCTGCGCGCCGACGGCACCGCCGATCCGCATGCCTGTACGGCCGGCCTGCGCCTGCTCATCCGCCGTCTGCGCAGCCTTTCCCGGTAG
- a CDS encoding MarC family protein: MTHGPLMTLFSAALLFFLVMDPFGNIPLFLSALKQTPRERQPVVIVREMLIALVILLAFMFFGRQLMDLLQVSPAALGVAGGVVLFLIALKMVFPDAGGLHEKIEGEPLVVPLAVPLIAGPSAISAAMLMASREPGEWPLWTGALLIAWAASGLILLAATRLSRHLGARGLAALERLMGLILTVIAVQMLLSGIAQFLHLPAGAQPPL, encoded by the coding sequence ATGACCCACGGACCCCTGATGACCCTGTTCTCCGCCGCGCTGCTGTTCTTTCTGGTGATGGACCCCTTCGGCAACATCCCCCTGTTCCTGAGCGCGCTCAAGCAGACGCCGCGCGAGCGTCAGCCGGTGGTGATCGTGCGCGAAATGCTGATCGCGCTGGTCATCCTGCTGGCGTTCATGTTCTTCGGCCGGCAGCTGATGGACCTGCTGCAGGTCTCGCCCGCGGCGCTTGGCGTGGCCGGCGGCGTGGTGCTGTTCCTGATCGCGTTGAAGATGGTGTTTCCGGATGCCGGCGGGTTACACGAGAAGATCGAGGGCGAACCCCTGGTGGTGCCGCTTGCCGTACCGCTGATCGCCGGGCCCTCGGCGATCTCCGCGGCCATGCTGATGGCCAGCCGCGAACCCGGCGAATGGCCGCTGTGGACCGGCGCGCTGCTCATCGCCTGGGCCGCCAGCGGCCTCATCCTGCTGGCAGCCACGCGGCTTTCGCGTCACCTCGGCGCGCGCGGCCTGGCCGCCCTGGAGCGTTTGATGGGCCTGATCCTGACCGTCATCGCGGTGCAGATGCTGCTGAGCGGGATCGCCCAGTTTCTGCATTTGCCGGCCGGCGCTCAGCCGCCTCTCTGA